One genomic region from Pseudomonas sp. R5-89-07 encodes:
- a CDS encoding GTP-binding protein, with protein MTSDEHSTPWELTQFIILAGPLGSGKTTLLEGFINAQHMAASTAVIINEAGAINIDGAIVSDSAQGLAVATLSNGCVCCSLTNDLVFTVEELIASQARSGLPPLARIILECSGLSKPGPVMRSLAGLAELRMRVSIVSTLDCSRDIGSSIDAQAELAQLAAAQVIVLTKGDLVSNTVRAHRVESVKRLNPFAAVIDEIEPLERMKWASIRGPTERYIPSFIPRQIHAQKVQHPRIQVVHALLDKPEWEDVQDWLENIASVLGERLLRIKALVNDPQGLLVLLQSVGTTFSAARRLSAPATDRTSVVFIVCDCEAALLRAVSTHLAIEWA; from the coding sequence ATGACCTCTGACGAGCACAGCACACCCTGGGAACTCACGCAGTTCATCATCCTTGCCGGCCCGCTGGGCAGCGGCAAGACAACCCTGCTTGAAGGGTTCATCAATGCCCAGCACATGGCGGCCTCGACGGCGGTGATCATCAATGAGGCGGGCGCGATCAACATTGACGGTGCCATTGTGTCCGACTCCGCCCAAGGCCTGGCGGTGGCAACGCTGAGCAACGGCTGTGTGTGTTGCTCGCTGACCAATGACCTGGTGTTTACGGTAGAAGAGCTGATCGCCAGCCAGGCCAGATCCGGCTTGCCCCCCTTGGCACGTATCATCCTGGAGTGCAGCGGGCTTTCAAAGCCGGGGCCCGTCATGCGCTCATTGGCTGGGCTTGCAGAACTGCGCATGCGCGTCAGTATTGTTTCAACCCTCGATTGCAGCCGGGACATAGGCTCCAGCATCGACGCGCAAGCAGAGTTGGCCCAGTTGGCAGCCGCACAGGTGATCGTACTGACCAAGGGCGATCTGGTTTCAAATACGGTGCGAGCCCATCGCGTTGAGTCCGTCAAGCGGCTGAATCCGTTCGCCGCCGTCATCGACGAAATCGAACCACTTGAAAGGATGAAATGGGCCAGTATTCGTGGGCCAACCGAGCGGTATATTCCATCCTTCATCCCCAGGCAAATACACGCGCAAAAGGTTCAGCATCCGCGCATCCAGGTGGTTCACGCGCTACTGGACAAGCCGGAATGGGAAGATGTTCAGGACTGGCTGGAAAACATTGCCAGCGTGCTGGGCGAGCGGCTTTTGAGGATAAAGGCCCTGGTGAATGACCCACAGGGTCTCCTGGTTTTACTGCAAAGCGTCGGCACTACCTTCTCGGCAGCGCGACGCCTGTCAGCGCCAGCGACGGACCGCACATCCGTCGTGTTCATAGTTTGCGATTGCGAGGCTGCGTTGCTTCGCGCGGTGAGCACTCATCTCGCCATAGAGTGGGCCTGA
- a CDS encoding SDR family oxidoreductase gives MASNTSFTGWLALITGGAGGLGRAIAAALIARGVKCLLVDIDAVRLGQAASALGPLALTYQADLTDRDALGGLVSYVKTEMGRLDLLVNNAGILSNIPFEARSAVSIAREVQLNMVVPLELCQAFLPLLQQARDGRVISIVSLGGLFPMPETCIYSATKFGLRGAMLCLGLDSKRLGVKFTIVNPSATETPMLMREAIEDGNKMQFMDPPQMPEDVAKTVIRALEKPRLELFVRPSESWTARLVMLVPGVLPYVLPLFRRKSEKGHRNYLVSLEQRGLITREGEGWRLK, from the coding sequence ATGGCAAGTAATACGTCGTTTACGGGCTGGTTAGCGCTGATTACGGGGGGCGCGGGTGGGCTGGGGCGTGCTATCGCAGCAGCACTGATCGCCCGAGGCGTCAAATGCCTGCTGGTCGATATTGATGCTGTGCGCCTGGGCCAGGCGGCTAGCGCTCTCGGGCCGCTGGCATTGACCTATCAGGCAGACCTTACCGATCGTGATGCGCTTGGGGGGCTGGTGAGTTATGTGAAAACTGAGATGGGCCGCCTTGATCTGTTGGTCAATAATGCCGGGATACTAAGCAACATTCCTTTCGAGGCCAGGTCCGCCGTCTCAATTGCGCGTGAAGTCCAGCTCAATATGGTGGTCCCCTTGGAGCTGTGTCAGGCGTTTCTACCCTTGTTGCAGCAGGCCAGGGACGGACGGGTTATTTCAATTGTTTCCTTGGGGGGATTATTTCCCATGCCGGAAACATGCATTTATTCGGCAACCAAGTTTGGCCTGCGTGGCGCCATGCTGTGCTTGGGGTTGGATAGCAAACGCTTGGGCGTGAAATTCACCATCGTGAACCCTTCGGCGACGGAAACGCCGATGCTGATGCGTGAGGCCATTGAAGACGGCAACAAGATGCAGTTTATGGACCCGCCTCAAATGCCCGAAGACGTGGCTAAAACGGTCATCAGGGCGCTGGAAAAACCTCGGCTTGAACTGTTCGTGCGTCCCAGTGAATCCTGGACTGCGCGTTTAGTCATGCTCGTGCCGGGCGTTTTACCGTACGTATTGCCCTTGTTTCGGCGCAAGAGTGAAAAGGGGCACCGCAACTATCTGGTGTCGCTCGAACAGCGGGGTTTGATAACCCGGGAAGGTGAAGGCTGGCGCCTGAAATGA
- a CDS encoding NAD(P)/FAD-dependent oxidoreductase has product MKSEQDAAIINRGNTACIIGAGPGGLSAARALKAKKIAYDQFERHSDVGGIWDITNAGTPMYDSAHFISSRDLSGFVGFPMPRDFPEYPSHRQIAHYLRSFAAAFGLRESIQFSTTVTLIEKDPDGHWSVSLSDGSTRRYRWIVLATGTNWKPNLPSFRGEFNGEIRHSNSFQSGSEFHGKNVLVVGAGNSGADISCEAAIHAKQAFISMRRGYYFIPKHVFGVPADVFGENGPHLPLWLARPVFKFLLKLLVGDLTRWGLPKPDHRLFETHPIVNSQLLHHHQHGNIAVRKNIDRLEGDFVIFEEGAREKIDLVLCATGFKWGAECAAQFFEWKNGRPLLYLSMFSRTHRNLCAIGYLDQNSSAFKLFDTQALTLAAYFRAQLDGLDTARQFDQLIQRDDPDLSGGIQFVQSDRHAVYLDARTFTAYLEALRTRMHWPRLTEDVYAAIKLDQPFPKSAAPVTHDVLGESLHGK; this is encoded by the coding sequence ATGAAATCAGAACAAGACGCAGCGATTATCAACCGAGGAAATACCGCCTGCATTATTGGCGCCGGGCCGGGTGGATTGAGTGCCGCACGTGCCCTCAAAGCAAAGAAAATCGCCTATGACCAATTCGAGCGACATTCGGATGTAGGGGGGATTTGGGACATCACCAATGCCGGCACGCCGATGTACGATTCGGCGCATTTCATCTCGTCCAGGGACCTATCGGGCTTCGTCGGGTTTCCCATGCCCAGGGACTTTCCGGAGTACCCCTCCCACCGTCAAATCGCTCACTATCTGAGGAGCTTCGCTGCCGCATTCGGGTTACGTGAGTCCATACAGTTCAGTACCACGGTGACCCTGATTGAAAAGGATCCTGACGGGCACTGGTCCGTCAGCCTCAGTGACGGTTCTACGCGGCGATATCGCTGGATCGTGTTGGCCACCGGGACAAACTGGAAGCCTAACCTGCCTTCGTTCCGTGGTGAGTTCAATGGGGAAATACGCCATTCCAACTCGTTTCAATCCGGGTCGGAATTCCACGGTAAAAACGTGTTGGTGGTGGGCGCGGGCAATTCTGGCGCGGACATTTCCTGCGAAGCCGCCATTCACGCAAAACAAGCCTTCATCAGCATGAGGCGTGGCTACTATTTCATTCCCAAGCATGTGTTTGGCGTACCTGCCGACGTGTTCGGTGAAAATGGGCCGCACCTGCCATTGTGGTTGGCCAGGCCTGTCTTCAAGTTTCTATTGAAGCTGCTTGTGGGAGACCTGACTCGCTGGGGCTTACCGAAGCCTGATCATCGCTTGTTCGAGACTCACCCGATTGTGAACTCACAACTGCTGCATCATCATCAGCACGGCAATATTGCGGTAAGGAAAAATATTGATCGTTTGGAGGGGGATTTCGTCATTTTTGAAGAGGGTGCACGGGAAAAAATCGATTTGGTCCTCTGTGCGACAGGCTTCAAATGGGGAGCGGAATGCGCGGCGCAGTTTTTTGAATGGAAGAACGGCAGGCCTTTACTTTATCTGTCGATGTTCAGCCGCACTCACCGCAACCTCTGCGCCATCGGCTACCTCGATCAGAATTCCAGCGCGTTCAAGTTGTTCGATACCCAGGCGCTCACCCTGGCTGCGTATTTTCGTGCGCAACTGGATGGGCTGGACACGGCACGCCAATTCGATCAGTTGATTCAGCGCGACGATCCGGACCTCAGTGGAGGTATTCAGTTCGTTCAATCGGATCGGCATGCGGTTTATCTGGATGCTCGGACCTTCACCGCCTACCTGGAGGCGCTGCGCACCCGCATGCATTGGCCGCGATTGACTGAAGACGTATATGCGGCAATCAAACTCGATCAGCCTTTTCCAAAGAGCGCTGCGCCTGTTACTCATGACGTGCTGGGGGAGAGTCTGCATGGCAAGTAA
- a CDS encoding AraC family transcriptional regulator yields MLEPAAAAQHWTQHPQQDEAVVVPNVARALFSLLMESGLSTERICRGLGFGYNELLDLDMRLSYRQTRRLIIRTQRAIKDPALGLSAGTRQTPVSWGLAGLAMLTCKTLGEAITYGLEHQGDTGALLEHRASVHPNEFIIEVKPKVFDLEIEPFLIEEAFSSAVSVVRRLIGPAFNPLRVELSYARPEYAQAYRREFRCPITFTAGKNRLVCEAHWLNARLPDYDDMACGPLRAKLDQLINRRGSRHDLIETLSSHIRLNLDDPEALQAFSKELNMSERTLRRRLTDRGVTYSGLLDRIRHERACDLLQNTTMSIADIAHTIGFSDARGLRRAFKRWTGALPTTQRPSGQAIMPRCS; encoded by the coding sequence ATGTTAGAGCCCGCAGCCGCTGCCCAGCATTGGACGCAGCATCCCCAGCAAGATGAAGCCGTGGTGGTTCCCAACGTTGCGCGGGCCTTGTTCAGCCTGTTGATGGAGAGCGGGTTGTCGACGGAACGCATTTGTCGCGGTCTCGGCTTCGGCTATAACGAACTGCTTGATCTGGACATGCGCTTGTCCTATCGGCAGACCCGAAGGCTGATTATTCGAACACAGCGTGCAATCAAGGACCCCGCGTTGGGGCTCTCTGCCGGCACACGTCAGACCCCAGTGTCCTGGGGGCTGGCGGGCCTGGCCATGCTGACCTGTAAAACCCTGGGCGAGGCCATCACCTATGGCCTTGAGCATCAAGGGGATACCGGTGCGTTACTGGAGCACCGCGCCAGTGTTCATCCCAACGAGTTCATCATTGAGGTCAAACCCAAAGTGTTCGATCTTGAAATTGAGCCCTTCTTGATCGAAGAAGCCTTTTCGAGCGCCGTGTCCGTGGTAAGGCGGCTGATAGGGCCGGCCTTCAACCCGCTCAGGGTCGAGTTATCGTACGCCCGTCCGGAATATGCGCAGGCCTATCGGCGGGAATTTCGTTGCCCGATAACATTCACGGCCGGGAAAAATCGCTTGGTCTGCGAAGCCCATTGGTTGAATGCGCGCCTACCGGACTATGACGACATGGCGTGTGGCCCTTTGCGGGCCAAGTTGGATCAATTGATAAACCGACGCGGCTCTCGCCATGACCTGATTGAAACCCTGTCCAGTCATATCCGCCTCAACCTCGACGACCCTGAAGCCCTCCAGGCCTTTTCAAAGGAGCTCAACATGAGTGAGCGTACCTTGCGTCGCCGCCTGACGGATCGGGGTGTGACATACAGCGGGCTGCTGGATCGAATCAGGCACGAGCGCGCTTGTGACTTACTGCAAAACACCACTATGTCGATAGCCGACATTGCCCACACCATCGGTTTCAGCGATGCGCGGGGCTTGCGGCGCGCCTTCAAGCGCTGGACCGGGGCATTGCCGACCACACAACGACCGTCCGGCCAGGCAATTATGCCGAGGTGTTCTTGA
- a CDS encoding amidohydrolase family protein codes for MKDRVPPAIEVGEEMVAGFAKKGLGQVVPATTNDRGHGPFQRLVLRGATVIDGTGAPPWGPADIVIEGERIVEIAAVGVPGLPINPLRRPARGDHEIDCTGKFVTPGFVDCHAHVGTPFHGENGQMLPADYAYKLWLAHGVTSVREAGCMNGLAWTCEQKQASSQNHIAAPHLYPYVYFPAVNDYLKVIHTPEQGREWLRRVKDKGADGVKFFGASPAVMEAALDEAQKLGLRTCCHHAQLSVGRMNALRTAKWGLTSTEHSYGLPEALLEGRTLALIDDDYNYNDEYLRFATAGQTFLQAAKPGSPKWNQVLDEFLEAGHTFVPTLNVYDANRDLMRARRAEWHDQYTDSTTWNYFQPQRGGHGAYFYRWSVRNELEWKQSFNIWMQFLNEFKNKGGRVCPGSDSGFMFQIYGFGFIRELELFQEAGFTPQEVLRAATLHGAELLGIDAETGTLEPGKRADLLILNQNPMTDFKLLYGTGALRLNDSTRSLEQNRALETTVKAGVLFEVTDLLADVREMVARTWKREHRDDL; via the coding sequence GTGAAAGATCGCGTACCCCCCGCCATCGAAGTCGGCGAAGAGATGGTCGCCGGCTTTGCAAAAAAAGGGCTTGGCCAAGTCGTACCTGCCACGACCAATGATCGGGGGCATGGCCCCTTCCAGCGCCTGGTGTTGCGTGGTGCCACCGTGATCGACGGTACAGGCGCCCCGCCCTGGGGGCCTGCCGACATAGTGATTGAAGGTGAGCGCATTGTTGAAATAGCAGCCGTCGGCGTACCCGGACTGCCCATCAACCCCCTGAGGCGACCCGCCCGTGGAGACCATGAGATCGATTGCACCGGCAAGTTCGTCACCCCGGGCTTTGTCGACTGCCATGCGCATGTCGGGACACCTTTCCATGGCGAAAATGGCCAAATGCTGCCTGCGGATTACGCCTACAAGCTGTGGCTGGCCCATGGCGTCACGTCGGTGCGCGAAGCGGGGTGCATGAACGGGCTGGCATGGACCTGTGAGCAAAAGCAGGCCTCTTCGCAAAACCATATTGCAGCACCGCATCTGTATCCCTATGTCTATTTCCCTGCGGTAAATGACTACCTCAAAGTCATCCATACACCCGAGCAAGGCCGAGAATGGCTACGCCGGGTGAAGGACAAAGGGGCTGACGGCGTGAAATTCTTCGGTGCGTCGCCCGCCGTCATGGAAGCGGCCCTCGACGAAGCGCAGAAACTGGGCCTGCGCACCTGCTGCCACCACGCCCAGCTCTCGGTCGGCCGCATGAACGCGTTGCGCACCGCCAAGTGGGGCCTGACCAGTACCGAGCACTCCTATGGGTTGCCGGAAGCGCTATTGGAGGGCCGCACACTTGCCCTGATCGACGACGACTACAACTACAACGACGAATACTTGCGCTTCGCCACCGCCGGGCAGACCTTTCTGCAGGCGGCCAAGCCGGGTAGCCCGAAATGGAACCAGGTGCTGGATGAGTTTCTTGAGGCCGGCCATACGTTCGTTCCGACCCTGAATGTCTACGACGCCAACCGTGACCTGATGCGCGCGCGGCGGGCGGAGTGGCATGACCAGTACACCGACAGCACCACCTGGAACTATTTCCAGCCGCAACGCGGCGGGCACGGCGCCTATTTCTATCGTTGGTCAGTCAGGAACGAGCTTGAGTGGAAGCAAAGCTTCAACATCTGGATGCAGTTTCTGAACGAGTTCAAAAACAAAGGTGGCCGTGTCTGCCCGGGCAGTGACTCCGGGTTTATGTTCCAGATATACGGGTTTGGATTCATCCGAGAGCTGGAGCTGTTCCAGGAGGCCGGCTTTACCCCACAGGAAGTCTTGCGCGCAGCGACTCTGCACGGCGCTGAACTGCTGGGAATCGACGCTGAGACCGGCACGTTGGAGCCTGGCAAGAGAGCGGACCTCTTGATCCTGAATCAAAATCCGATGACTGATTTCAAACTGCTTTATGGCACCGGCGCGTTGCGGCTGAATGACAGCACGCGCTCACTGGAACAGAATCGGGCACTTGAAACCACGGTAAAAGCCGGGGTCCTGTTTGAGGTAACCGATCTGTTGGCCGATGTGCGTGAGATGGTAGCTCGCACCTGGAAGAGAGAACACCGTGATGACCTCTGA